The Branchiostoma floridae strain S238N-H82 chromosome 12, Bfl_VNyyK, whole genome shotgun sequence genome segment catgtaaactCGTTCAAATTATTAGAAATACGGTACTTACCCCGGAATTCTTCAATTCATCAACAGTACCGAGAGCTAAACCTGGATATTTTGGAATACACACAATATACAATCAAATAAGAGGAACGAACTATACTGCAAAAATAGCATACACTATCAATTTCCATTGTCGTTGTTTAAAAAGCTGCGATCATCATTGCAGTACGATTTTCTCCATTCAAACCTTGTAGAACGAAGTACGAGGAAGAACATGGTATTACGTAAAAGGGTACCCTTCAATCTTTGCATCTGTGATCAGAAATTCACTAGCTCACCTGTCCACAGGAGGAACACAAAAAGGATGGCTGAAAACGCTGCCATGTTGCGCAGGACTAGAACTGTTTTGCGGTGCGCCCTTGTGGAAGGTGATACAATAAGGAAGTGGTCATTGTCCCTTGACTTTAGGGAAATGTTAATGATCAAACAGGCGCGACGTTTGTGGAAGCAAGCGTGGGTGTCAAAGCCTCCGTCGCTCAGGAAGTATATCGACGACAAGTCTTTGAGATCTAGATTAAAGACGTTTTCTGTAGTATTAGATATACGGCTTAACTGGTTCAGATACAGAATCAACAGAAACATGCACTGATGAAGCTTTATTAATGAAAAAATTATATCAACTCTGGTACAGATTATCAGATACAGACTTAACAGAAACATGCAATTATgaacaaaaaattacatcaaCTTTTTCACTGTCTTAACTACGAAATAGAAAATGACATAAGTCTCaaagttctacatgtacatgtacgtaccaaggaggttttaaaaaaaggattttttaacctccttgtacgTACTAAACACAAGGTCTCCCTATAATCTTATTGCTAAACAGTAAAGGCTAACctaagtacatttgtagatcAGCAGTACCTTATTACAACCAGGCTATTATCTTTTCTTAAAACTTTTCACCATATTtaaaaaacaaagacaaatcTTATGTCACACTTGAGTAACTTTTGCAATATTTATGTATCTACCTTAACTTGATACGTACTTTCGGCACACGTGTTACATGCTATCTACCATTTTATAAATTGAATACTGTAactgcattaaagttcgcggggatctaATTTCCCAGTAACGGGAaaaggacatttcgcggtggctttaagttcgcggtagcaccatgcactgtagtctcttactgcctcGGAAAAATGTTTACGGTGGtcttaaattcgcggtgaagcagccaccgcgaaaaccgcgaacattaaactaccgcgaaagtttctgcatttacagtaactatataAAGGCACTTGAACTAATATGATAAGGGTTGGATATATAAAGCCCCTCAAATACTATGAAAACTCAAGTTTGTTACGATCCGTATAATGCTGCGCGCACATGAAGTGCCAGCCAAGCTAAACGTATTCATTCTCAACAGCTCCCCTAGCGGTCAGGTGAACGAACTGCACGCTGCGTTTCTTCACATCCGGGACACTCCTGGAACGGCCCGCTGTGGGGACTGCCTTGCCGTCTTTGCGCTTGCGCCGACTAATCTCACACATGGTAGCCATGGCAACGATGAGGCTGAGCGCCAGAGCGCTCATGATGTACAAAGCAATGGTTTCTCCTGCCAAAAAAATAGATACATTGAATTATAGTTTATCTGCCATATTGAATTTTCAGCAACATTTAGACGTTTCATCAATAAAGAGTGAAATAAACCTAATTAGAATATAATTGAATGTTAAATAGCAATGATTCGAATGAAACATTTATCTATTCTAGGCATAAGAGATGCCATGTCATAAAAGAATCGTATTAACCTTAACCAACAAACTGATGATTGGATGCTTTCTCGTTTATTTGACATGCAGCCATAAGAAAACGTTACGATTTCCTACCCCAACATATGTTTTGATTCACAATCCACACTAAGACTCGTGCACATACACaatagaaagaaaaagacaCCGATGAGAGATAAACAACCGTACCGCTGTAGGGACGTTCTTGTAAGAAACAGCTGACGCAATCTGGACTGAAGATTCCTGCAAAAAATGGGGATATTGTAAGTCACATTTAAGTTACCTTTCTTAAGTTTGTTTCTACTGACACCACTTGTCGTTTGCGTCCTGTCATATCCCTGTGCATGAAGGTAAAGATTccgacaaaaaaaatgtaagttGGGGATATTGCAAGTCACATTATTTTTAAAGTTACTTTCTTAAGTTTGTTTCTGGCGAAACCACTTGTCTTTTGCTTCCTTTTATATCCTTCTACATGAAAGTAAAGCTTAATTTTCCTATCCTCTACGATGTGTGTTGAAATCAAAGCCTAAAACTTGAAAACCATGACGTTCAACTGACCTTCGAGTGCAACCTGAGCGGACTCACGGTACAACTTCCCACTACTGGTGACGTATGCGCATGCGTACTCTCCGGAATCGTCCAAAGTGGAGATGTTTGCGATGATGGTCGAGTTCACGAAAGTTCTGTGTCAAAATAAATGTGAGATTTTTAAATTGAGACcaagtttcttttcttcttgtagtacagtagaagccgcttaattgcatggCTTATTTGCCAGTGAacttcgtgcaattatccggctggtgcaataatgcgaagttatccagctggaccgcaccggtttgggatttggggatcccgtgcagttaacagaagtgtgcggtaatccgtcatgcaattaactggcttgtaCTGTATATAATTATCTTCAAGTAAACTAAAAGAAAGGAAAGTATTGCTCATATTTCAAACAGTACCTCTTCATAACGACGTCGAAGCCTCGTGACATCATGATCTTCATCCCGTCGCTAGGCAACAGCTGTTTACCGTTCCGCGCCCACGCGAAGGTGCTGCTGGGATCGATGTTGAGGACGGCACAGCTGATCTGTACCGTCTGACCTGGCATGACGTCATTATTGTCTGCAGAGATGACAATCTTTGGATCCTCTGAAACATAGATATTCATAGagtgacattgacattgacattgcgAAAATTGTGAAAAGATTCCAcgaaactttgaaaaaaatactttatCGATATCACATGCTTGTTCCgtctcatctccaagcagaggtttggttccggttgtttttgacgttttttagtcTTTATTTGTCGGCCTttcaattttgtattgtatcttgtattgtcaaaacacaCGGAAGAtacaatataaaatagaaagctcgataaaaacggctaaaaaaacacataaaaagcagccgaagcctaacctctgcttggagagtacgttcCGTCACAAATATATGAATGATTCAGCAAAACACGTTCTGATGAATAAAAGACTTACTGATGTCGCATGCTCGCCCCTTCCATCCATCCGGGCACTTGCAGGCCCCGTTGAAAGGATGACaactgccgccattttgacacacGCAGACGTTTCTACATGACCCTCCGTAGTAACCATCCGGACAACCTAAGAGATATATGTGCGCCAGTACGACATCGAAATGTTAAATACAAAAAGCGTGTATTTCATAAACGCGTTTACAGGGAAAGGAAATTTCACATAATTAAGAAAATAGCCTTTTCCATCACACTAGTACTGTAATATCTAGGTAGCTTTGCGATAAACGTTTACGATACATTTGCTCATCCATGGACAGTTCATGATAAATCTATATAAATCAATTTTGTCTTTGACTTTCTGCAAGTGAGTCAAAATCAATGCGCGTGAAAATGTTTATCCGCTAAGTTCGTTTCTTTTGTATGATACGTATACAGTAGAaaccgtttaattgcacatcccatttgccaTTGTATTTTGTGCTATAGCTATTATCTGGgcggtgcaataatgcgaagttatccagctggactgcaccggtttgggattttggtattccgtgcaattgacagaagtgtgcggtaatccgttgtgtaattaactggtttctactgtacAAATTTGCGCTTCTCACCGATGGGATCGAAGGCGAGCTTCCCTTGAAATTTGACCGAGAATCCCGTAGCCGTTTCAAACTCCAGTGTACAGTCCAACACTGGAGGGTCCTCCGTCATGAGGTCCGTCATGTCCACTTCAAAAAGGACGTGCCTTCGGTCGCTGTAGTTTGACTTTGGGGGATAGGCAAACCACTGCGGGTCAATGGCGCCATCTTGCGGGCGGTCGTACGATGCATTCTGTTAGCGAAGAAaatgactgttatttgtatcatgtacaatcgttgagcaataaagttcattcatacATTAAGGGGCATTTCTCATAAGTTTGGTGGGGCGGGGTAAAGATCACTATATGTCTAGAGGTGTATTCGTGAAAAAGAAGAGGAAGGGCTTACACGAGTAAGGGAGAAGAAAAAGAGGATATTTTCGTCTTGCCTCCGGTCCCAAAAAGAAGCAAGGTGAAACAATAAAGAGAGGTAGTCATCTGTGTTGCTTTTCTATGATCTCCAAAAAGAAAGAATTCGAATCATAACATTTTTTAGTTCCCCTGTCCACCCATAGTTGATCTtacatcccaacatctgcttggaagttgCAATTCTATATCATATGGCGAAATTGAAATCATTACCCAGTAGGGGGTCGCGGTCAGGGCGCCTCTTGCTGGGTTTTTGACATTCGTGCACGAAAAGTGGAAAACTGGCGTCGTGCCCGGAGGTATCTGCGTGGTCAGGAACTTATCCCTCATGACGGAAAAAACTTTCGCCTGACCTAAAACAGAGGGAGAAACAACTGTCGTCATTTacgggtatgcaaaacaaacaaacaaacaaaaaattgtccGGTGTGTTTAATATGccataaggcggtttaccgggtatgcaaaacaaacaaacaaactgtggCAGACGCGTTTGTCCAAAGAAACGGTTATATAATTATGTACGGCAAATCATCGGTAATTCTAGATCTGTTTgtcttgtttggttggttggttggtttgtcgGAAAACAGATACTTGTAGTTGAATGTGGAACTTACACTGGTCGTTATTGAGGGACGCAGATGACCGCTTGCCTTGTGCGTGGCCGTCGCTGTACAGAAGTCTGTAACCAAATATGGAGCTAACTCGCACCATAAATGGCCACAACTGCAACGAAATAGAGGAAGACAGATATTTGAAAAATGTTGGTAAACAGATGCGGATGCTTACATCATTTTAATGTACGCATATTATCACAATTTTATTTCCTCCTTTCGTACATACCAACGCACGATTCAGCGCATCAGCGAAAAAACAACTAGTTGATCGCGTGCAAGTACCTCAATGGCTGACCCCCAGAGGTGTCGCCAAAACTAAAGTACAGCGCTCTCCTAAAACACCATTTACAGCTTTTCAGCCATCTCTATCATAAGAAAGGCACAGTTAAAATCAAGATACGACAAAATCTGACAGTACATAGATATTAACTTACACTTGAGTCGTTCCTTGCCCGCGGTGGCATGTAACAGGCTGGGTTGAAGGTGGGAGGGTATGACGGGTCATCTATCACGGATATTTGCATTCGAAGTTCGACCTATATATAAAAGAAGATAACCAAATCCTTCTTCAGCCATATGTATCCTCCCTTACGTTTTCAGGATGAGCATAATCCTCTAAGAGGTTTGACGGAGTACGTAGCCTCAAATATGGTGTATGATTCCAGCTTTACTTGAGTATATACCCTCAATAAGTTGTGATTGTTTGAAAGTTAATTGAAATGCAAATAAGTCAGGAAGGATGCATTTTCATGAAAAGggattcttgatttttttttttttttttgaagtcgaaaaaaggaataaaatggattCTCCCTTTAGTTAGTATATTGGAATCTGTTTCTGTTTAattattcgtttttttttactcacccCGGTGTGATCGTTGGTCACTATGACACCATAGTGCGAGTCAATGTCAAAGTTGAGGTACCTCTTCACGTACAGATTTCCGCTGTCATGGTCAATGGCGAACCGGTCGTCCTGGGGGATGGGGGCAAAGAGGTATCCATTTAGTGACATTTACTCGGGTCATAAGCAAAAACCTTATCTGGGCAATCGCTTAGTATTGCATTGGTTGCGATATAGATGGGGAAAATGATAATTGAAGTCACACTTTTTGAATaatgagatattcttgagattGATTTGTGTAAAGATCACTGGAATAACTTATTGATTTCTGAATTTCTGTTATTCATTGTTGATTCATTGTTGTATTGTTGAATGgtgcatgagtgagtgagtgagtgagtgagtcagtgagtgagtcagtgagtgagtcagtcagtcagtcagtcagtcagtcagtcagtcagtcagtcagtaacCACCATAGGTATTTTCTATCCACATTCCCAGCAAAAAAATACCTTGTTTCCGCTCGATATGCGATATGGTTGTTTGTCAGTCCCTCCTCTCAGACATACGATCACGTGACCTGGTTCAGCGCTCTGGATGAAAGAAACAATAACGTGTTAACTTAACGTAAAATGTGGTCTTCCAATTCATATTATGTCGAACAAGATATATCACAACAGCCATAACTTCAAATACATCTACCATACGGAAAGATTTATTAAATTATCTGAAAGAAAGTAAAGAACTACAGAAAATTGACGAACCGTGGGGCTTAAAATCATGGTGCCCTTATATTACAGTCTAGTGTAGTCGGTTTCGTGTCTTGATAGATAATTATCTAAATCAAGAAGGTTTAAACTTACCTCTAAAACAGCTATGTTGTAGGCTTTCCGTCCTGAAACATTTAATTGTAGAATACTCATTTTTGCTAATTTTAACGTTTCAATGTAACGTAGATCATATGAACACTAATGATGGTCATCAACCTGTAGTCGTTTGAcattgactgtatatatattcaACCAATAGTTGAGCATGGTTTCGCCCCAAAGGCGTCGCCAAAACAAAAGATCGACAGCCGAGAGTTTGTTGCACTTGCTGCGCAGTGAACCGTATTAAACTTCCTGTTTACGCAGTAGCTCTATTGTCGTAAATAGGGAAGAGTTGACACTATCAAATAAAAGGGGGTTACCCTGATAGTTTTCAACTTAGGACGAGAAGAAGACAAATCTTATTTGACTTGGGAAAACTGAAGTTACACATCAAGGAAGTATTTCTTAAAGCCAATAAAGGGGCATTCCAAGAATTGAAGGATGGCGGTAACGTCTAAACAGAAACATGGCACAGGTGAATGAATATGAACAGATATAGAATAATTACCATGGACTTGAGCGGAAAGAATAAGTAATGACAGCACAAGAGAATTAATATATAAACAGGAAATGAACAGAGTTTTCAAGAAGTCTAGATCTTTTCCTTTTACGCTTACTTGATTCGTCCCAAATGCAACGTCTATAGCGGAAGTAGGCATTACAAAAGATACACGAGACATTGGGAAGTTTCTCGATGCCGGCTTGTTTATGGCGACGTGTtagtgactttttttttaattttgcagaAACGTCATTGTCAACAAttgtgacactgtgtgtgttCGTTATCGGTATGACTGTTCTTTTTATGGTTGTGACATTTTAATCGTTGTATATGCCCAGGAAGTCTATAGGACTATCTAATATCTACGTTCACTACTCTATAGACATCGCACTTTCACACAAATATGCTATACATGATCATTATGTTGATCGTTATGGCACGATCTCACAATGTactatataatacattgaaccATTTAATGGCGAAGTTTCTCTCCTCACACTATCTAAACTCTGATCTCTCGGTAGTAAGTCCATTCCTACTAAGTTAGTGTCACTAGTGTACATTCTAACACCTAGTTAAGTTTCGGTGATCACATCGGCTTCAGGGACACTTTCTCTATATGCAACTCCTACTAGCACACGTCGTACGATCGTAAACTTTGGACATTCTTGGAAAAGTCGTGCTGCTCATTCACTGAGAAGATTGCCCTaggtactcttcaagcagagattaagctccggttgtttttgacgtttttttaagcgttttttttttctttatcggGCTGTCTAGGTCACGagaaatcaagaaaacagtacaaaatggaaagcccgataaaacgcctaaaaaaataattaaaaaacagtcggagcctaacctctgcttggagagtatgtcaATGCACGTATATTCTCACCTGCATAGCAACTGGCAAACAACAGTGTCACGCCTGCAAATATCTTCAGAAGGTGGTGCATTGTTGAGTGAGTGGGCGTGCTGAGAGAGTGGAGTGAGTTTGCACCTAACGTTGTCTACTATAGGTTATAAATCCCACACGGAAACCACTAGCAGACTTCAAGGAAATTTCTGTGTCTTTTGACGACTAAATACGTCTGTTGACGTGCCACAAACAGCGTTTGCTTGTCAACACAACTTCCTCATAGGTGTAAAGGGAGGCGTTAGGGTAACCCCCTTTGATATTCGATATCATCTTCTCCCAAATTTGGGTCGCTGCTGACATATCTTTTCATCAAGTTTGTTTTTCACACGCATACCACAAAATGATATTCACAGTCAATTAATCGTTATATCTATTTTTCGATTTTCTAAAAACTGTAGTGTGAATGCAGTTCTAATCCAAACATTCTACTAGTAGCGTATTTGCTTGTCTTTCTGTAAAGGCGACATTGGATACAAGCGTAGACAGTACATTTCCCTCAACTGTTATTTATGACGTATTGTGATAATCTCACGGTTTGGTTTAACACTGGTTCCGTTTGTTTCTTTAAACTCTAAGACACAATTGACTGGGAACTAGACAATGTCAGATGCAGAAGTTCCTTTTCATTAGAATCATCCATTATTGCAAAAATTGGACAGCATGACTAAACTTTAGCCCAGGAAATAACCTGGTGATTTTATAACAAACAGCACGTAAGAATACATTCCTCCTTAGTTTCCTCATACATGAACTTTCCAAACTTttgctatacatatatatatagtcacacaaaatatgaaatacccCTTGCTATATATCGTATGCCAGGGTGTTTTCACAAGAATACAAGTAAGGACGAAGGGTGGCGTTGTGTCTATtgtattatttgtgtatttgtatCATTTGGCAAtcttcttcaagcagatgttgggttatcGGAATGACTCGCATCAAATGTGGGTCGAGAATCACGACAGAATTGCAATACCACGGAATCAAGAGAaccaagagttcggagacctcatacctcttCGAATATtttgatcatgcaaatgacttccacatttacatgatcTATGCATCATGGAGTACACCTTTCACCGACCTTCACAGGTCACAAGTATGAGGTTCCATGTCATTTATCACTTGATTGAGTATGCCATTTCCACATTATTTTGCACAAATTaggcccttatttgcatacttgataCCGGTACATTATCTTGCATTGAGAATGTATATATTACACTATTtgttacaatacatgtaacacgtTACATTTGGTCAGCACTATGTAAAAGGAGAACGTACACCAGAAAAGCGGGAAGCAGATTACGGTTGAATCTATGTCTTATAGACACATTAATCTTCTTTCTCTACTTCTCCGGATCCCTTCAAAGATAAGCTGCAATTTGTTCAAGGCCAACTTTCACCGAGCGGCGAAAGAAAGGTGTGTATACCACGCCCCTCAACCGTACATTACCCAAAATAGAACGATTACGTGCTGTCGGacattgacctctgacctgcgttGTCGCATATGCCATGACCCAGTAGTGTTTGAGTCAAGCCGCCAGGATCCGGCGTCTGTTGCTGGTCAGTGGACGACGGTGAGTTTTCCAGAGATTGTGCACGTAATCAGTAGGTAAAGGGACGTATATTGTCATATTTGGTCCCTAGCAAAGTATAAAGCAATGCATGCATGTGTTTACTAGTCGAGGAGGAGGGGGTTGGGGgtgaatgggggggggggggggcactctTGATTTCTCGTCGATACTATAGCTAGTACTTCATTCTAAACGCCCCTTGCGCTAGCTGGTAACATTATCCGTGTACGTAATCGATATTTGTGATTTCCAGAGAAACCCCTCCCCATAAGTTGTATAACCTTCCTTTATTTTTGAGTCAGCAAtcgacaacaaaaacacagcaCCAGCGCTTTGTTCTCCCCTGTGCCGTCCTTCGGTCCGTTTTTCTGTGGAGACCAGGTGAGCTCATAAAATGTAGCTTGGAGTCCGGTCTTCTTAGCTTTCTGCGCTTTCTGTGTTCGTTGCTACCCCGCCAATGCTTAGGCTGTGTACCCTCCTCCGAACTGACGggtcaatactttcgcttgtaAACCAGCGAAAGTATAAtttgagccagcggttactacggaggcgGGTAAGGCTAGCTTATGCTTCGATTCGGACACAGTTGTGCCATAATTCGTCACgggtgttccccacgggtaggtaTAGGTAATGGCGTCTACTTGTCGCCAGGTCCCGGGTTAATTTTAACTCCGGGCCTGGTCGGTCCCACGTTTAGCCCGCCAAAGGGTGTTCCACAGGGGGCATCTAGGAGTTACCCcgagagagagaaaaacagCTCGTGGACTACCCTGCAGGgccttttttttccaattttgacCGAAGCATAACCAGTTGGAGACGGACTTGTAAATCTAACAAGGGTGTGCCCCAGGCTACACATAATGTGTACATGTCTGTTTGATCGATTGCCTTCTCCCTATAACctctttgctttgttttgtcaCGGTGACTTATCAACAAAGACCTCGGGGCTAAGAGGTCGGGGCTAGCATGTCCTCCTTTGGATGCATTGTGTATAAATACGACAGTTTGCTTGCTGTTACGTACTGTTTTCCGAAGACTATATTTTATTCTGGTGGCACCTGTTTCCCGACAACTTCGAGCTCCTTCAGGAATTAAATTTAGTACGTAATAGAATATCAAGACGCTTGCGGCAATAGTGCCTGTTTTGGTACATGGTCGTAGGTtgatgtgttacgctgaagggtggttatcaTAGTGGCGATGTAAATACAAATACGACGAGCCCCACTGTTGACTTCTGGGGTTGGCCTTCGCCAACCACAAACATTTAAAGACCCCAAACtatcaaaataaagcatttatATGCCAGATAAGAGTTTGCAATATGACATGTCGGCAGAATCGACGAGGGATCCCTGTCGACAGAGACTCCTACCGATCAGGACAGGAATGTGCATATCATATGTTAGATTGGACTCACATTTCTAGATCCTGAGTTTCAAGGGTATTCATTGATCGCAGATTGCACTAACGGAATGCAATCGGGATCTCTAGACTCTACCGAAAGAATCTTTTATTCTACTAGATTGAACTCTCTACCCTGAGAGACATATAGTTTCAAACGCAAAGTGCTCAGATGTATGTTTTTTACGAACAAAAGGCTAATCGGCTTTGGCACGATGGCATAGCAACGTGGTTCTATCTTAGTAGTAGAATGCAAATAGTTTCAGGCAAATCATTCAGAAAGTATAACTGTACATACATACGACAATGTATCTTTATAATTCTTGTCATTTCTTGTTAACATTTGCCAAGATAACGGTTTTGTCCCTAACTGCTGATATATATACCGTTGAATGTACTTTTACTTATATTTTCAGATTTAGAAAACTCTACTATTATTAGTAtttactgctgctgctgctgctgaacAATGTTGACTGGTTTGCACCTATCCCTGGCGgttgccgccatcttgtctcAGCAAGTCCAAGCTGCCGACATCCTCGTCGCAACAATGACCTACACCAGCGCCTGGATGGACGTGGCGAAGATTGCCGAAGTCTTGGCCTCCCGAGGCCACATCGTCACCGTGCTGGCCCATGCTAGTCAGAAGAGCGACCTGATGCGGAAATTGCCGACCTTGCGGTACGAAACATTCGGAGATCCCGAAAAGCCACCGTCGGTGAAGGAATTCTCAACAACTATACCTCAAAAGATGGTAGGTTTTTAGCTAAGAGAtttaaaacattataaaagACACAAGGAAGGTGAATTTTGTCCCATTTGCCCACTACCCCTCTGGCATTTTTAAGGCCACAGAGGCAGTGTCTGGGACACGGTATTAGAAGCCCGTTAGCCTAATCCTCTTCTTTCACCACTTTTCATTCCCAAACCGTCAGGtcagtcaggtacccatttggTTTCGTCCTGGAGTGGCACCTTTTCCAATAACAAAGCGTTTAGGAATCGCTAAGCACTGGGGTACGGGATTTCGTGCagaatgacttttaccaacaAAGAGGAAGTTATGAAGTAACGTAAATCAGACTATACTATTGTCTACTCTTGGAGCAAAATTCTGGGCGTCATTCCTCAGAGCTTCCGGCTAATAATGTCATGAAATTTTCTTACCTCTTTGTAATATGCCCGTTACAGGCATTTTCTTCACCTGGTGTCCTAGCCCAGATCGCCCTGGGCAGTACTTTGGCGTCTGCTATGCTGGACTTTAGTAACGAGATGCTGAGTGACAAGCAACTACTGACAAAATTGAAGAACAGCCACTATGACGTTGTCCTGACGTATCCTATGACCTCATGTGGGCCCCTGGTGGCGCAGTACTTGGACCTGCCTCTAGTCTGCACAATGAGGTCTTTGCCTTCGGGACAAGGTGTGTTCATATCAgtgaacagtacatgtacagtacaggccAACCTGTATGAACATTATATGTTGTATTTCAGTCACTGGTCGTTGCCACATAGTCAACTACCTTTTTCTCTTTGCGTTTACAACCTTCTAGTTGTTGCCATCCCAGCAACCTCTTTCATCTATTCCCCAAAAGACAGGTCCTGGCGTCTTAAGTCAGCGATCCTTGACAATCAGCTAGACTTGGTGTTCTTTGACCTGATCTCGGAAGGACTTTATTATTTGTTGCCTTGCCTTTTCATCTTAGACAAGACGTCTTTTGTGGATTATCTTTCTTAGTATTACTATCAAGTTACATGTAAAACGTCTGATATTCATATTTGCATGACTTTTAATCCTATGTTTCAGACGTCCGAGCCACTGGTGTCCCCTATCCTCTTGCGTACGTGCCAACAGTGGGGTCGGGGTTGTCAGATCGGATGACATTCTTACAGAGAGTGAAGAACGTGCTGGTTTACTT includes the following:
- the LOC118427265 gene encoding uncharacterized protein LOC118427265, with protein sequence MHHLLKIFAGVTLLFASCYAGRKAYNIAVLESAEPGHVIVCLRGGTDKQPYRISSGNKDDRFAIDHDSGNLYVKRYLNFDIDSHYGVIVTNDHTGVELRMQISVIDDPSYPPTFNPACYMPPRARNDSSLWPFMVRVSSIFGYRLLYSDGHAQGKRSSASLNNDQCQAKVFSVMRDKFLTTQIPPGTTPVFHFSCTNVKNPARGALTATPYWNASYDRPQDGAIDPQWFAYPPKSNYSDRRHVLFEVDMTDLMTEDPPVLDCTLEFETATGFSVKFQGKLAFDPIGCPDGYYGGSCRNVCVCQNGGSCHPFNGACKCPDGWKGRACDIKDPKIVISADNNDVMPGQTVQISCAVLNIDPSSTFAWARNGKQLLPSDGMKIMMSRGFDVVMKRTFVNSTIIANISTLDDSGEYACAYVTSSGKLYRESAQVALEGIFSPDCVSCFLQERPYSGETIALYIMSALALSLIVAMATMCEISRRKRKDGKAVPTAGRSRSVPDVKKRSVQFVHLTARGAVENEYV